The DNA window CCGTTTCGGCCTCGGTCGCCAATCGCTTCCGTACCCGTTCCCCGAGTCGCTCGCGGTCGGTCGTCCGCTCGGGGACGTCCATGATGTGCGGCAAGTCCTCCGCGTTCTCGGGCAGTGCGGGGAACGCAACCGGTCCGGGAACGAGGACGGTCTCCCCGTCGGCGTCGGCTTCGACGAGGTAGAAGTCGCGCACGCCGTCCTCGATGACCGCCTCGAACGCCGACACGTCCACTTCCTTGCCCTGCTTGAACGCCAGTTCGGCGAGCGCATCGGCCAGTTCGGCGCGCGTCAGCGCCCCGAACATATCGACCACGCCCGCGAGTTCATCTTTCGTCTCGCTCATTACCGGGAAGCGTCGGGCGGTCGATATTAGTGTTGGCGTTCCGGGCACCGAAATATAAGAAAATAGATATATTGTCGGCTATCAGACGAGATAGAGGAAGTTGTGGACGCCGAGAAAGCCGTACCACGCGCCAGCGGCGAGATACGTCGTCGTCCTGAAGGCGGCGGGGTACCCCTCGGGGGTCCATGACTCCGGGAACAGTCGCTCGATGAGGAGGCCGCTCTCCGCGAGAACGACGACGCCGACGACGGCGAACACGAGCGTGAGGAACGACCCGCCGACCGTCCCGAACTGCTCCATGAGCGTTCGCGTGAGCCACACCGATTCGAACACGTCGGCCCGAAGGTGGAGGACGGTAATCGTGCTCACCGCGTCGAGCGTCTTCCCCCCGATGAGAATCGCCAACAACCAGACGCGGTTTGGGGCGGCCGTCGGCCACTCCCCGCGCGTCTCTAACCACCCCACGGAACTGTTCGACATAGACGTGCCGACGGCCGAACGGGTCTTTGTTATGTCACGGTTAAGCTCGAATCAGGAGTGCTCTGTCCGTGAAATTCGGAATTAACGGCTCGTTAGCGGGGGAGAACGGGGAACGAAACGGCTTTCAGACACTCTCTCGACGCGTCTCTCATGCACGAGTTCGTCCTCCCGCCAGCCCTCGAACCGGGCGATTCCGTCGCGGTCATCGCACCCGGAACGAGCCACGCGTCCCTGTTCCCCCACGTCTATGAGTTGGGACTCGACCGTCTCGAATCGGAGTTCGGACTGACCCCCGTCGAGTTCCCCACCGCGACGAAATCCCCGGAGTGGCTGTACGACCACCCTGCAGCGCGGGCGGAGGACGTAATGGACGCCTTTGCCGACCCCGACATCGCGGGCGTCATCGCGGTCATCGGCGGCGCGGACCAAGTTCGCATCCTGCCGCACCTCGACACCGACGTGCTCCGCGAGAATCCGACGCGGTTCTACGGTACGAGCGACAACACGAACCTTCAGACGGTCCTCTGGAACGAGGGCGTCGTCTCGTTCTACGGCGGCACGCTCTTCACCGAGTTCGCCATGGAAGGGTCGATGCACGACTACACCGTCGAGTACCTGAAGCGGGCCATGTTCGAGGAATCGTTCGGCGAACTCCGTCTGGCAGATCGATTCACCGACGAGAACTTGGATTGGGCCGACCCGAACAACCTCGAAAAGCACCGCGAGATGGAGCCGAATCCGGGGTGGCAGTGGCGCGGCGGGACCGAACGCGTCACGGGTCGAACGTGGGGCGGCTGTCTGTCCGTCGTGGACCAACAGTTGTCCGTGGACCGCTACCTGCCCGCCCCGTCGGAACTGGACGGCGCGGTCTTGCTCCTCGAAACCTCCGAGGAACTGCCGAGCGAACACGACGTTCGCTGGATGCTCATGGGGATGGGCGAGCGCGGACTCCTCTCACGGTTTTCCGCGGTTCTGGTCGGACGGGCGAAGGCGCGGTCACACGAGGTGGCGCGACCGCCGGACGAACGGGCGGTGTACCGCGAACGCCAACGCGACGCCATCGCCGACCTCGTTGCCGAGTACAACCCGGACGCCCCGGTCGTCTTCGACCTCGATTTCGGCCACACGGCCCCCGTCGCGCCGGTTCCGGTCGGCGGCGAGGTGACGGTGGACCCCGAGAGCGAACGAATCCAGTTCGAATACTGATAACAAGATTCTAATAGCGTTTGGGTTCTGGATTAATACATGACCGTCGTCAGTGTCTCCATGCCGGACGAGTTGCTCTCCAGAATCGACCAGTTCGCCGACGAACACGGCTACACCGGCCGGAGCGAAGTCGTCCGCGAGGCCAGCAGAAACCTCCTCGGCGAGTTCGAGGACCGCCGCCTCGAAGACCGCGAACTGATGGCCATCGTCACCGTGCTCTTCGATTACGAGACGACCAACGTCGAGGAGCGGATGATGCACCTCCGTCACGAACACGAGGGACTCGTCGCTTCGAACTTCCACAACCACATCGGCAATCACCACTGCATGGAACTGTTCGTCCTCGAAGGAACGTTGGAGGAAATCTCCGCCTTCGTCGGCCGGATTCGAGCCACGAAGGACACGCTCACCGTCGATTACTCCGTGACGCCCGTGGACGGGTTCAGTCCG is part of the Haladaptatus paucihalophilus DX253 genome and encodes:
- a CDS encoding DUF7109 family protein — translated: MSETKDELAGVVDMFGALTRAELADALAELAFKQGKEVDVSAFEAVIEDGVRDFYLVEADADGETVLVPGPVAFPALPENAEDLPHIMDVPERTTDRERLGERVRKRLATEAETADEERARYLVDVSYDLEAWAPVEADDVRERLDESRPDRAN
- a CDS encoding S66 family peptidase, whose amino-acid sequence is MHEFVLPPALEPGDSVAVIAPGTSHASLFPHVYELGLDRLESEFGLTPVEFPTATKSPEWLYDHPAARAEDVMDAFADPDIAGVIAVIGGADQVRILPHLDTDVLRENPTRFYGTSDNTNLQTVLWNEGVVSFYGGTLFTEFAMEGSMHDYTVEYLKRAMFEESFGELRLADRFTDENLDWADPNNLEKHREMEPNPGWQWRGGTERVTGRTWGGCLSVVDQQLSVDRYLPAPSELDGAVLLLETSEELPSEHDVRWMLMGMGERGLLSRFSAVLVGRAKARSHEVARPPDERAVYRERQRDAIADLVAEYNPDAPVVFDLDFGHTAPVAPVPVGGEVTVDPESERIQFEY
- a CDS encoding CopG family ribbon-helix-helix protein; the protein is MTVVSVSMPDELLSRIDQFADEHGYTGRSEVVREASRNLLGEFEDRRLEDRELMAIVTVLFDYETTNVEERMMHLRHEHEGLVASNFHNHIGNHHCMELFVLEGTLEEISAFVGRIRATKDTLTVDYSVTPVDGFSPLADAE